Proteins encoded by one window of Arenicella chitinivorans:
- a CDS encoding glycosyltransferase family 2 protein, protein MSESAKPPTHEHFRLNCLTGLIKSSNIVLPTVKRQQANQAIDHSSPKVSIGLPVYNGENYLREAITSLLGQTYTEFELIISDNASTDSTQAICEEFAAQDSRIRYYRADKNHGASWNHSFVITHAKAPLFKLAAHDDVCLPTHLERCVAALDANPTAQLAYTRTLMMHGDQSSMTFYQDDVELSSLNAAIRYGDLIHAAPPAFPIFGVVRTQALRSIPGFEPYKASDRVVLIRLALMHPFVFIDEPLFQYRWHATNASNLMASGNGFYTWWNPNAGQGRVFPECRIVYEHLRSVFLIPLSWSERRACLREWWHWVINNRQRIGLELKQLYSRAPLPPYPTLTLIDQAMVRRARAEFKARAYPNKSAHS, encoded by the coding sequence GTGAGCGAATCAGCAAAGCCGCCCACGCACGAGCACTTTCGTTTAAACTGTCTGACTGGACTGATCAAATCCTCCAATATTGTGCTGCCGACCGTAAAACGCCAACAAGCTAACCAAGCGATTGATCACAGCTCGCCCAAAGTCAGCATCGGCCTGCCGGTCTACAACGGTGAGAACTATTTACGTGAAGCGATTACGTCGCTGTTGGGTCAGACCTACACCGAGTTCGAGTTAATCATATCTGACAACGCATCCACGGATTCAACTCAAGCCATTTGCGAAGAATTTGCCGCCCAGGATTCTCGAATCCGCTACTACCGAGCAGACAAAAATCACGGCGCCAGCTGGAACCACAGCTTCGTGATCACTCACGCCAAAGCGCCGCTATTCAAGCTGGCAGCGCATGACGATGTGTGCCTACCAACGCACCTAGAACGCTGTGTTGCCGCATTGGATGCGAACCCCACGGCACAGTTGGCATACACCCGAACGCTGATGATGCATGGCGACCAATCATCCATGACCTTTTACCAAGACGACGTAGAGCTGAGCTCGCTCAATGCGGCAATTCGATACGGGGACCTGATTCACGCCGCGCCACCCGCTTTCCCAATCTTTGGAGTTGTACGAACGCAGGCACTGCGTTCAATCCCGGGGTTTGAACCGTACAAAGCCAGTGACCGAGTGGTACTGATTCGACTGGCGCTGATGCACCCGTTTGTGTTCATTGACGAACCACTATTCCAATACCGTTGGCATGCAACCAATGCGTCGAATTTGATGGCATCAGGTAATGGGTTTTACACTTGGTGGAATCCAAATGCGGGACAAGGCCGCGTGTTCCCCGAGTGTCGCATAGTGTATGAACACTTGCGGTCTGTGTTCTTGATACCGCTAAGTTGGTCTGAGCGGCGCGCGTGCCTGCGTGAATGGTGGCATTGGGTAATCAACAATCGCCAAAGAATCGGTTTGGAATTGAAGCAACTGTACAGTCGCGCCCCACTGCCTCCTTACCCAACACTCACTCTGATCGACCAAGCCATGGTACGGCGCGCGCGCGCTGAATTTAAGGCACGAGCTTACCCCAACAAAAGCGCGCATTCTTGA
- a CDS encoding adenine phosphoribosyltransferase has protein sequence MDLKNLIRTIPDFPKPGIQFKDIESITEHPEAFSHVVERFSEAMEAHDIDKIVALDARGFLFGGALGLRQKLPIVMARKKGKLGGDCVAETYALEYGSAEVELQKTAIKSGEKVMIIDDLLATGGTAAAAAALVNQVGGDVTLFAFVIELDGLNGRAQLGDVDTVALVSF, from the coding sequence ATGGATCTCAAAAATTTAATTCGCACTATTCCGGACTTTCCAAAACCGGGTATTCAGTTCAAAGACATTGAGTCGATTACCGAGCACCCAGAGGCCTTTTCGCATGTGGTAGAGCGGTTTTCTGAAGCCATGGAAGCGCACGACATTGATAAAATCGTGGCGCTGGATGCCCGCGGCTTTTTATTTGGTGGCGCGTTAGGGCTGCGACAAAAATTGCCGATCGTGATGGCACGCAAAAAAGGCAAACTGGGCGGTGACTGCGTGGCTGAAACCTATGCTTTAGAATATGGCAGTGCTGAAGTCGAGTTGCAGAAAACCGCCATTAAATCAGGCGAGAAAGTAATGATTATCGACGACTTGCTAGCGACCGGTGGCACCGCGGCGGCAGCGGCGGCCTTGGTGAATCAGGTCGGTGGCGATGTGACCCTATTTGCGTTTGTGATCGAATTAGACGGTTTGAATGGACGTGCTCAGCTCGGCGACGTCGATACAGTTGCGCTGGTGTCTTTCTAA
- a CDS encoding lysoplasmalogenase → MGSGWVKQIVLIAAIVFAACAAIASEYAGMRVAFMALKPLTTILIIALFWQLANGLGSIELRVMFGALCLCLLGDTLLLFDALFVFGLTAFLFAHLGFIVVFARAYGLRLSWFPTLVIGSAAVGYFSLLFPHLGVLTVPVAVYLSVIISMVLCAVGMASYSGSAVARGVALGAIVFAISDSVIAYNKFLQPVWWSSLVILSFYWLAMTLLAMLVPPLLKQAHIERGSRL, encoded by the coding sequence ATGGGTTCTGGTTGGGTCAAACAAATCGTATTGATTGCGGCGATTGTGTTCGCCGCGTGCGCCGCCATTGCGTCGGAATACGCCGGAATGCGCGTGGCCTTTATGGCCCTTAAACCGCTGACAACGATCCTGATTATTGCCTTGTTTTGGCAGTTGGCAAATGGGCTTGGGTCGATTGAATTACGTGTGATGTTCGGTGCGCTGTGTTTGTGTCTTCTGGGCGACACCTTGCTGCTGTTTGATGCGCTGTTTGTTTTTGGGTTGACTGCGTTTTTGTTTGCTCATCTTGGGTTTATCGTGGTGTTTGCGCGCGCATATGGCCTGCGATTATCCTGGTTTCCAACGCTCGTAATCGGTTCCGCGGCGGTTGGGTATTTCTCTCTACTTTTCCCACACCTAGGGGTGTTGACTGTGCCGGTCGCCGTCTACCTCAGCGTAATTATTTCGATGGTGTTGTGCGCGGTCGGAATGGCATCATATTCTGGCTCGGCCGTGGCCAGAGGTGTGGCCTTGGGTGCAATCGTGTTTGCAATCTCGGACTCCGTGATTGCCTACAATAAATTTCTTCAGCCGGTCTGGTGGTCTAGCTTGGTTATTCTGAGCTTCTACTGGTTGGCCATGACGTTACTCGCCATGTTGGTGCCGCCTCTACTGAAGCAGGCCCACATCGAACGAGGCTCAAGGCTTTGA
- a CDS encoding class I SAM-dependent methyltransferase: protein MFESVSQCRACDTPFAAPLLDLGMIPVGDALSSSPHDMTSQAPLVVHYCDACLLLQLEYHLIPERIFNHQYPYFSSNIASLVARMGDLAAQLIAEYAPDVARPVVEIASNDGYFLQHLKHHGYRTLGIEPCTPQADIAIAKGVPTINAFFTRALAQQILAKHGKLHLIVANNVVAHVPDIHDLLAGIGLLLDANGTAVVEFHHALPMLGQRQFDTLYHQHIFYYSLTSFKGLLANHGLHVNKVEQIEAYGGSLRIHFGHQPRQDDSVRTLLDVENMLLKQASITQFAASFYAAPRALKQLVESLHHQGKKIAGYGAAAKASTLLAISELDAPQLSYVLDKNPAKHGLFMPASGLRIESIDMLRNAPVDYLIVFAWNYADEIMAELAWFRAQGGRFVLPHPSLRVID from the coding sequence ATGTTTGAATCAGTCAGCCAATGTCGAGCCTGTGACACCCCATTCGCCGCCCCCCTGTTGGACCTCGGTATGATTCCGGTCGGCGATGCACTCAGTTCATCGCCGCACGATATGACCAGCCAGGCGCCGTTGGTAGTGCACTATTGCGATGCGTGTTTATTATTGCAACTTGAATATCACCTGATCCCAGAGCGGATATTCAATCATCAGTACCCGTATTTTTCCTCCAACATTGCGTCACTGGTCGCGCGCATGGGTGATTTAGCGGCACAGCTTATTGCAGAGTATGCCCCCGATGTTGCCCGCCCGGTGGTCGAAATCGCCAGCAACGATGGGTATTTTCTGCAACATCTAAAACACCATGGCTACCGCACGCTGGGGATTGAACCCTGCACCCCACAAGCTGATATTGCAATTGCCAAGGGTGTTCCAACCATCAACGCCTTTTTTACGCGGGCACTCGCGCAACAGATTCTGGCGAAACATGGAAAGCTACACCTGATCGTTGCCAATAATGTTGTTGCGCACGTCCCTGACATCCACGACTTGCTAGCTGGTATTGGCCTCTTGCTAGACGCTAACGGTACTGCCGTGGTTGAGTTCCACCATGCGTTGCCGATGCTCGGTCAGCGCCAATTCGATACTCTGTACCATCAACATATTTTCTATTACAGCCTCACTTCATTCAAAGGCCTACTGGCAAACCACGGATTACACGTCAACAAAGTGGAACAAATCGAAGCGTATGGCGGTTCCCTGCGTATTCACTTTGGCCACCAACCCCGGCAGGACGACAGTGTACGGACACTCCTTGACGTCGAAAACATGCTGTTGAAGCAAGCCTCGATCACTCAATTTGCTGCATCGTTCTATGCAGCACCACGGGCTTTGAAACAGCTCGTGGAATCGCTGCATCACCAAGGTAAAAAGATTGCTGGTTATGGTGCTGCGGCCAAAGCCAGCACCTTATTGGCCATCTCCGAGCTGGATGCACCACAACTGAGTTATGTTCTAGACAAAAATCCAGCCAAGCATGGCTTGTTCATGCCTGCCAGCGGGCTTCGAATCGAGTCTATCGACATGCTTAGAAATGCGCCAGTGGATTACCTGATTGTTTTTGCTTGGAACTATGCCGACGAAATTATGGCGGAACTAGCCTGGTTTCGTGCCCAAGGTGGCCGCTTCGTATTACCGCATCCGAGCTTAAGGGTAATCGACTGA
- the metK gene encoding methionine adenosyltransferase: MRNYLFTSESVSEGHPDKVADQISDTVLDYLLEEDPYSRVACETLVNTGLVVLSGEITSARSLDGVVERIRDTIKEIGYSGSEMGFDHSSCAIMLTLDPQSKDIAQGVNEGEGIDLDQGAGDQGLMFGYACSETDVLMPMPIEYSHRLVKKQSELRKNGQLPWLRPDAKSQVTVRYENDKPSFIDTVVLSTQHDESVSHKDLVEAVIEEIVKPVLPADMVTAETKYLINPTGRFVIGGPVGDCGITGRKIIVDTYGGAAHHGGGAFSGKDPSKVDRSAAYAGRYVAKNVVAAGLADRCEVQVAYAIGVAKPVSLMVNTFGTAKIEETKIEALVLEHFDLRPKAIIQTLDLLRPIYRNSAAYGHFGRTEPEFTWEHTDKADALREAAGL; encoded by the coding sequence ATGCGGAATTATTTGTTTACGTCAGAGTCCGTCTCGGAAGGCCACCCTGACAAAGTTGCGGATCAGATCTCTGATACCGTTCTCGATTATCTTCTGGAAGAAGATCCATACTCGCGCGTCGCGTGTGAAACCTTGGTTAACACCGGCTTAGTGGTGTTGTCTGGTGAGATCACCAGTGCGCGTAGTTTGGACGGTGTGGTTGAACGGATACGCGATACTATCAAAGAAATCGGCTACAGCGGCTCAGAAATGGGTTTTGATCACAGTAGCTGCGCCATTATGCTAACGCTGGATCCGCAGTCCAAAGACATTGCCCAAGGCGTGAACGAAGGCGAAGGTATTGATTTGGACCAAGGTGCTGGCGACCAAGGCTTGATGTTTGGTTACGCCTGTAGCGAGACGGATGTGTTGATGCCGATGCCGATTGAGTACTCGCATCGTTTAGTTAAAAAGCAATCCGAGTTGCGCAAAAACGGTCAGTTGCCCTGGTTGCGACCCGATGCAAAATCACAGGTCACTGTACGTTACGAAAACGACAAACCAAGTTTCATTGACACTGTGGTGCTGTCGACGCAACACGATGAGTCAGTCTCACATAAAGATTTGGTTGAGGCGGTAATCGAAGAAATTGTTAAACCTGTTTTGCCTGCCGATATGGTCACCGCAGAAACAAAGTATCTGATTAACCCGACCGGGCGTTTTGTTATCGGCGGGCCGGTTGGTGACTGTGGGATTACTGGGCGTAAAATTATCGTGGATACCTACGGTGGTGCAGCGCATCACGGTGGCGGCGCGTTCTCTGGCAAGGACCCATCGAAAGTTGACCGCTCCGCCGCGTATGCCGGTCGCTATGTAGCTAAAAACGTGGTGGCCGCGGGGTTGGCTGACCGTTGTGAAGTCCAAGTTGCGTATGCGATAGGTGTGGCTAAGCCGGTGAGCTTAATGGTGAACACGTTTGGTACGGCCAAGATTGAAGAAACGAAGATCGAAGCCTTGGTGTTAGAGCATTTTGACTTGCGTCCAAAGGCCATTATCCAGACCTTGGATCTACTTCGACCTATTTATCGAAACTCAGCCGCGTATGGCCATTTTGGTCGTACTGAACCAGAATTTACTTGGGAGCATACGGATAAGGCGGATGCCTTACGTGAGGCAGCCGGGCTGTAA
- a CDS encoding class I SAM-dependent methyltransferase yields MSSPCPICLQHSTTELFFLSAVPVHSVRLTPSADAAKAIPTGDIRLLACNQCNMAWNGDFDATLVHYDGDYEETQAYSPKFQTFHRQFAVTLVESYQLRGKTVLEIGCGKGEFLTALLDAGITEAIGFDPSFNPKRARSDARLTVYQQLYPPNPSAKLTLPAIDFYLCKMTLEHVFEPREFLSQLRSSIGDHDCLMAIQVPALERILTTTAYWDVYYEHCNYFSADAVARLFSMCGFEVIQSETIFDDQYLNVVARPVTKSTRTTAPNPLPFTAFKQNLELELAAWRERLLPAATQNALLVWGAASKAVGLLSALPELKVGTTLVDINPHKHGTYLPATDLLIHDPQQLQNRQFAIILVANPIYLDEVATMLKTLRIDGDVIALK; encoded by the coding sequence ATGTCATCACCTTGCCCGATCTGCCTGCAACACAGCACCACCGAACTTTTCTTTTTGTCGGCGGTGCCAGTCCACAGCGTACGACTCACCCCAAGCGCCGATGCTGCGAAGGCAATCCCGACAGGCGATATCCGTCTCTTGGCCTGCAACCAATGCAATATGGCTTGGAACGGCGACTTTGATGCTACGCTTGTGCACTACGATGGCGACTATGAAGAAACCCAAGCTTACTCACCCAAGTTCCAGACATTTCATCGACAATTTGCCGTAACGCTTGTGGAGTCCTATCAACTTCGTGGTAAGACCGTACTGGAGATCGGCTGTGGGAAAGGTGAATTCCTGACGGCCCTGCTCGACGCTGGGATTACTGAAGCGATTGGCTTTGACCCATCGTTTAACCCAAAACGTGCACGCAGCGATGCACGTTTAACCGTGTATCAGCAGCTCTACCCGCCCAATCCAAGCGCCAAGCTAACGCTCCCGGCGATCGACTTTTACCTATGCAAGATGACGCTCGAACATGTGTTTGAGCCACGTGAATTTTTATCCCAGTTACGCAGCTCGATTGGCGACCACGATTGCCTAATGGCGATTCAGGTACCGGCACTGGAACGCATCCTGACTACCACCGCATACTGGGATGTTTACTACGAGCACTGCAATTATTTTAGCGCCGACGCGGTCGCTAGGCTGTTTTCAATGTGTGGCTTTGAGGTAATCCAATCTGAGACCATTTTCGATGACCAGTACCTCAATGTGGTGGCACGGCCAGTTACCAAATCAACACGCACCACCGCACCCAACCCGTTGCCATTCACCGCATTCAAACAGAACCTAGAGCTTGAATTAGCCGCATGGCGCGAACGCCTACTACCCGCTGCAACGCAAAATGCGTTACTGGTTTGGGGCGCTGCGTCGAAGGCCGTGGGATTACTGAGCGCCCTACCTGAACTCAAAGTCGGCACGACACTGGTGGACATCAATCCCCATAAGCACGGCACGTATTTGCCTGCTACTGATCTGCTTATTCACGACCCGCAACAGCTCCAAAACCGCCAGTTTGCAATCATCCTTGTGGCCAACCCAATTTACCTCGACGAAGTGGCTACGATGTTAAAGACGCTCCGCATCGACGGTGACGTTATCGCGTTGAAATAA
- a CDS encoding AI-2E family transporter yields MTIDNRAISVSLVILATIAVFYVLVVGQAFLVPLAVAVMVWYVINALSRTFARAIPLFEKPNWITLILALISIGLFFGFAINMVSDNITAVRAAAPEYKANFDQMLIKLGADSRFDLLPNVKQMVSRIEIAPLISTLASTFTGMIGNISLVLFYVMFMLLEQGTFQKKIAAIFPDRYRRHSIMSILSHAQEDIQTYLWIKTVTSSLTGIISYGVLKWVGVDFAGFWAFTIFMLNYIPTIGSIIATLFPAILALIQFDTFTQFFIVLAGVGAIQVAVGNFLEPRLMGNSLNVSPFVVMMSLTLWGSIWGIAGMFLSVPITVMMLIVFAHFEKTRYIAILLSGDGSLKFAEVNGELAGMEQANSDSRNTA; encoded by the coding sequence ATGACCATAGATAACCGTGCCATTTCTGTCTCGCTCGTCATTTTAGCCACCATCGCGGTTTTCTATGTGTTGGTTGTCGGGCAAGCATTTTTAGTACCCTTGGCCGTCGCCGTGATGGTCTGGTACGTGATCAACGCGCTAAGCCGAACCTTCGCGCGTGCGATCCCATTGTTTGAAAAACCCAACTGGATCACCTTAATTTTGGCACTGATCAGTATTGGTCTATTTTTTGGCTTCGCGATCAATATGGTGTCTGACAACATCACCGCCGTGCGTGCAGCCGCACCCGAGTACAAGGCTAATTTTGACCAAATGTTGATTAAATTAGGGGCCGACTCACGCTTTGATTTGTTGCCTAACGTAAAGCAGATGGTTAGTCGAATCGAGATTGCACCGTTGATTAGTACGCTAGCCAGCACATTCACCGGCATGATCGGCAACATTTCATTAGTACTGTTCTACGTGATGTTCATGTTGCTGGAACAAGGCACGTTCCAAAAGAAGATTGCGGCGATCTTTCCGGACCGCTATCGGCGCCATTCGATTATGAGTATTTTGTCGCATGCGCAGGAAGACATTCAGACCTATCTTTGGATCAAAACCGTCACCAGCTCGCTCACTGGTATCATCAGTTACGGCGTACTGAAATGGGTCGGTGTCGATTTCGCTGGCTTTTGGGCGTTCACCATATTCATGCTGAACTACATTCCGACAATTGGGTCAATTATCGCAACGCTGTTTCCTGCCATTCTCGCGTTGATTCAGTTTGACACGTTCACGCAATTTTTCATTGTCCTTGCCGGTGTTGGCGCGATTCAGGTCGCTGTAGGGAACTTTTTAGAACCGAGACTGATGGGTAACTCATTAAATGTCAGCCCATTCGTAGTAATGATGTCGTTGACGCTTTGGGGCAGTATTTGGGGAATTGCCGGGATGTTTTTGAGTGTGCCAATCACGGTGATGATGCTGATTGTGTTCGCGCACTTCGAAAAAACACGCTACATTGCGATCCTATTATCCGGCGATGGCAGTCTTAAGTTTGCCGAAGTCAACGGTGAACTGGCGGGGATGGAACAAGCCAACTCGGATTCCAGAAACACCGCTTAA
- a CDS encoding glycosyltransferase codes for MNELGRLHFALMCNRSNGGFFSGLTLIDELQPYVDLCVWNLVPQHDDSLLSLFANRSLTVNQAQPCIELEPGDHVFFYMNEYPTLWRNFSRAWQSALCHADSIQIAFNRTVGAMPLETWLAPHLTHLYFQDTHMHAEWRTLVKGTGLRSTPVSILPPPVNISGFLTTEKHATKNPEEPVIIGRLAGDGDVPENAIDFYTELATALPEAVFWFMPAPTRLAEALQGHPQFHFFAPNEISPLAFLRATDIYLLTYAPMVPIPGPRSLVEAMAAQCAPVVVNRDGPQRRVVHGKSGFCFDTDLECRSHVAQLVRDPTLRERISKAAHARALSFKLSDWTDQILQYCAADRKTPTS; via the coding sequence GTTGATCTGTGCGTCTGGAATCTGGTACCCCAACACGACGACAGCTTGCTGTCTTTGTTTGCGAATCGCAGCCTCACAGTTAATCAAGCCCAACCTTGCATTGAGCTTGAACCTGGTGATCACGTATTTTTCTACATGAATGAGTACCCAACCCTGTGGCGAAACTTCAGTCGCGCTTGGCAGTCAGCATTGTGTCACGCCGATTCGATTCAGATCGCATTCAATCGCACCGTCGGCGCTATGCCCTTGGAGACTTGGCTCGCTCCGCATCTGACGCATTTGTATTTTCAAGATACCCACATGCACGCCGAATGGCGCACACTGGTCAAGGGAACGGGCCTGCGATCAACTCCCGTCAGTATCCTGCCGCCGCCCGTGAATATTTCTGGTTTTCTGACAACTGAAAAACACGCCACAAAGAACCCAGAAGAGCCAGTCATCATTGGTAGACTGGCGGGCGATGGCGATGTGCCCGAGAACGCCATCGACTTTTACACGGAATTAGCCACAGCGCTACCCGAAGCCGTGTTCTGGTTTATGCCGGCACCTACGCGCCTCGCTGAGGCACTACAAGGCCATCCACAATTTCATTTTTTTGCACCCAACGAAATCTCCCCATTGGCGTTCCTGCGCGCCACCGACATCTACTTGCTAACCTACGCACCGATGGTCCCCATTCCAGGCCCACGCTCATTGGTCGAAGCAATGGCGGCGCAATGTGCTCCGGTGGTGGTGAACCGCGATGGCCCGCAACGACGGGTGGTACATGGCAAATCAGGTTTTTGTTTTGACACTGATCTTGAGTGTCGATCACATGTTGCACAACTGGTGCGTGACCCCACACTTCGTGAGCGAATCAGCAAAGCCGCCCACGCACGAGCACTTTCGTTTAAACTGTCTGACTGGACTGATCAAATCCTCCAATATTGTGCTGCCGACCGTAAAACGCCAACAAGCTAA
- a CDS encoding sugar phosphate nucleotidyltransferase, whose product MIEHACILAGGRGTRMLGGAEQQPKTLMRVGGVFLLDHILVHLATSGVQRVTIAGGYKVEHLERHGFNRPRHGLDLQLIDTGLDTNTGGRVLALSSAIGDQPFLLSWSDAVSNVDFAAMCAQHQADSAELTLAAVHPPQRFGALRLHDRTVTHYTEKQRQSDHWVSGGYFVVNPSVLKMITGPECSWEHDVLTPLSQGGRLQAYRHEGDWQCMDIQSEWQYLNELVAQDRAFWPLPATHNQYQTMQT is encoded by the coding sequence TTGATCGAGCATGCTTGCATTCTAGCTGGCGGGCGTGGCACACGCATGTTGGGCGGCGCAGAACAACAACCGAAAACGTTGATGAGAGTCGGTGGCGTATTTTTGTTAGACCATATTCTGGTCCACCTAGCGACCAGCGGTGTCCAACGCGTAACCATTGCCGGTGGTTACAAAGTTGAACACTTAGAACGGCATGGGTTCAATCGTCCCAGGCACGGGCTTGATCTACAATTGATCGACACCGGCCTGGATACCAATACTGGGGGACGTGTGCTGGCGTTGAGCAGTGCTATTGGCGACCAGCCTTTTCTGTTGAGTTGGAGCGATGCGGTATCCAACGTTGATTTCGCCGCCATGTGTGCCCAACACCAAGCCGATTCCGCAGAACTTACCCTGGCTGCCGTGCATCCGCCTCAGCGTTTTGGGGCATTGCGTCTTCATGACCGGACGGTGACGCACTATACGGAAAAGCAAAGACAATCCGATCATTGGGTCAGTGGGGGTTACTTTGTGGTTAACCCGTCTGTGTTGAAGATGATTACGGGGCCAGAGTGTTCTTGGGAACACGACGTCCTCACTCCTTTAAGTCAAGGTGGGAGGTTACAGGCATACCGGCATGAAGGGGATTGGCAGTGCATGGATATACAATCCGAATGGCAATACCTTAATGAGCTGGTCGCACAGGACAGGGCTTTCTGGCCTCTGCCGGCCACACACAATCAATACCAGACTATGCAAACATGA
- a CDS encoding NAD-dependent epimerase/dehydratase family protein, protein MKVLVTGHLGYIGGVLVPMLNAAGHEVDGCDMNFFADCVYVPEASFHGHNLAKDVRDLTVQDLEGYEAVIHLAGLSNDPLGNFDPTLTIEINQSASVRLAGLAKQAGVRRFLFASSCSNYGASAGELLDEHAPFNPQTAYGHSKVGAETAVCELACASFEPCNLRAGTVYGVAPRIRFDLVVNNLVAYALASKQVVLKSDGRAWRPLVHVSDVARAYVATLEAPSARVAGQAFNVGRTAENYQILEVARLVHAAVPGSELRTLDEAFADTRNYRVNCDKLVQTVPAYRPVWDLAAGIQELVDVITRVPVAVEDFEGNRFNRLAHLKSLISNGVIDCALRATGR, encoded by the coding sequence ATGAAAGTACTCGTGACTGGTCATCTTGGGTATATCGGCGGTGTTCTCGTGCCTATGCTCAATGCGGCAGGTCACGAGGTCGATGGTTGTGACATGAACTTTTTTGCAGACTGTGTCTATGTGCCGGAGGCCAGCTTTCATGGCCACAATCTCGCTAAGGACGTTCGAGATCTAACCGTACAGGATCTCGAAGGCTATGAAGCCGTGATTCATCTGGCTGGGCTTTCCAACGACCCATTAGGTAACTTTGATCCAACCTTAACGATAGAAATTAATCAATCTGCTTCAGTTAGGTTGGCAGGTCTAGCAAAACAAGCCGGTGTGCGTCGTTTCTTGTTTGCCTCGTCGTGCAGCAACTACGGCGCCAGTGCGGGCGAACTGCTGGATGAGCACGCGCCATTCAACCCCCAAACAGCCTATGGGCATTCCAAAGTGGGGGCAGAAACGGCTGTTTGCGAACTGGCTTGCGCAAGCTTTGAACCTTGTAATTTGCGCGCCGGCACGGTGTATGGCGTAGCCCCGCGTATCCGATTTGATCTGGTGGTGAATAATCTGGTGGCGTACGCGCTCGCGAGCAAACAGGTGGTGTTAAAAAGCGATGGCCGTGCCTGGCGTCCACTGGTACATGTCAGTGATGTTGCGCGAGCCTATGTCGCCACGCTCGAAGCGCCATCAGCACGGGTAGCAGGGCAGGCCTTTAATGTGGGCCGAACTGCAGAAAATTACCAGATCCTCGAGGTGGCTAGGTTGGTACACGCAGCGGTTCCCGGATCGGAGTTACGCACCCTAGATGAAGCGTTTGCCGATACGCGGAATTACCGTGTCAATTGCGACAAACTGGTGCAAACAGTGCCAGCCTATCGGCCGGTCTGGGATCTGGCTGCTGGAATTCAGGAATTGGTTGACGTTATTACGCGCGTGCCGGTCGCGGTCGAGGACTTCGAGGGTAATCGGTTTAATCGACTTGCACATTTGAAATCGCTGATATCGAACGGCGTCATTGATTGCGCTTTGCGTGCCACTGGTAGGTAG